A genomic region of Friedmanniella luteola contains the following coding sequences:
- a CDS encoding enoyl-CoA hydratase/isomerase family protein — translation MTTSGLRLEVSDGVGTLTFDRPEALNALDLATKTALLAGLGELAADEGVRCVVLTGTGRAFCVGQDLREHVAGLTAGTPEDVWRTVPEHYNPIALALHTLDKPVVAAVNGVAAGAGASLAFLADLRVVAASASFTLAFAGVGLSADTGASWTLPRLVGPTRALDLLYSGRRVGAEEALAIGLATEVVADEDFAEHVQQLAARLAAGPTLAFGTMRRAVAAAAGQPLAAALETEAEGMRRTGASADHRAAVEAFLARRPASFSGR, via the coding sequence ATGACGACGTCCGGCCTGCGGCTCGAGGTGTCCGACGGGGTCGGCACCCTCACCTTCGACCGCCCGGAGGCGCTCAACGCGCTCGACCTGGCGACCAAGACCGCGCTGCTCGCCGGCCTGGGGGAGCTGGCCGCCGACGAGGGCGTCCGGTGCGTCGTCCTGACCGGGACCGGCCGGGCGTTCTGCGTCGGCCAGGACCTCCGGGAGCACGTCGCCGGGCTCACCGCCGGCACCCCCGAGGACGTCTGGCGCACCGTGCCGGAGCACTACAACCCGATCGCGCTGGCCCTGCACACGCTGGACAAGCCGGTCGTCGCGGCCGTCAACGGGGTGGCGGCGGGCGCGGGCGCGTCGCTGGCCTTCCTCGCCGACCTGCGGGTGGTCGCGGCCTCCGCCAGCTTCACCCTCGCCTTCGCCGGCGTCGGGCTCAGCGCCGACACCGGCGCCTCGTGGACGCTCCCCCGGCTGGTGGGGCCCACCCGCGCCCTGGACCTGCTGTACAGCGGACGCCGGGTGGGTGCGGAGGAGGCGCTGGCCATCGGACTGGCGACCGAGGTGGTCGCCGACGAGGACTTCGCGGAGCACGTGCAGCAGCTCGCCGCCCGGTTGGCGGCCGGGCCGACCCTGGCCTTCGGCACCATGCGGCGAGCCGTCGCGGCGGCCGCCGGGCAGCCGCTGGCCGCCGCCCTGGAGACCGAGGCCGAGGGGATGCGCCGCACCGGCGCCTCGGCCGACCACCGGGCGGCCGTGGAGGCGTTCCTGGCCAGGCGCCCGGCGTCGTTCAGCGGTCGATGA
- a CDS encoding DUF3117 domain-containing protein, which yields MAAMKPRTGDGPMEVTKEGRGIVMRVPLEGGGRLVVELNAGEAQELAGALKEVVG from the coding sequence ATGGCTGCAATGAAGCCGCGGACTGGTGACGGCCCCATGGAGGTCACCAAAGAAGGACGGGGGATCGTCATGCGTGTGCCGCTGGAAGGTGGCGGCCGGCTCGTCGTGGAGCTCAACGCGGGCGAGGCGCAGGAGCTCGCCGGAGCGCTCAAGGAAGTGGTCGGATAG
- the glgA gene encoding glycogen synthase, with protein MSISLLTREYPPTIYGGAGVHVAQLVPQLRKLVDVDVQCMGEPREGATAHPETYPPGANAALRVFGADLAMAAAVPDVDLVHSHTWYANLAGHLAGLFHDIPHVVSAHSLEPHRPWKAEQLGGGYQLSSWAERTAFEGADAVIAVSEGMRSDTLDSYRDLDPAKVHVVRNGIDTDEFAPDPGTDVVTGLGIDLDRPSVVFVGRITRQKGLIHLVRAAEQLDPGTQLVLLAGAPDTPEIAAQIGEAFAQVQARRGDVIWVEEMLPRASVRQVLSHATVFACPSVYEPLGIVNLEAMACETAVVASAVGGIPEVVVDGETGYLVPYDPAQAGDPAFVASFETALAERINALTADRSTADAFGLAGRQRCIDEFSWAKIAAETVDVYRQAQRAHG; from the coding sequence TTGTCCATCTCCCTGCTCACCCGGGAGTACCCACCGACCATCTACGGCGGCGCGGGCGTGCACGTCGCCCAGCTGGTCCCGCAGCTGCGGAAGCTCGTGGACGTCGACGTGCAGTGCATGGGCGAGCCGCGCGAGGGCGCCACGGCGCACCCGGAGACCTACCCGCCGGGGGCCAACGCGGCGCTGCGGGTGTTCGGCGCGGACCTGGCGATGGCCGCGGCGGTGCCGGACGTCGACCTCGTGCACTCCCACACCTGGTACGCCAACCTGGCCGGGCACCTGGCGGGGCTGTTCCACGACATCCCGCACGTGGTGAGCGCCCACTCCCTCGAGCCGCACCGGCCCTGGAAGGCCGAGCAGCTGGGTGGCGGCTACCAGCTCTCCTCGTGGGCCGAGCGGACCGCCTTCGAGGGCGCGGACGCCGTGATCGCGGTCAGCGAGGGGATGCGCTCCGACACCCTCGACTCCTACCGCGACCTGGACCCGGCGAAGGTGCACGTCGTCCGCAACGGCATCGACACCGACGAGTTCGCCCCCGACCCCGGCACGGACGTGGTGACCGGGCTGGGCATCGACCTGGACCGCCCGTCCGTGGTCTTCGTGGGTCGGATCACCCGCCAGAAGGGCCTCATCCACCTCGTCCGGGCCGCCGAGCAGCTCGACCCGGGCACCCAGCTGGTGCTGCTGGCCGGCGCGCCGGACACCCCGGAGATCGCCGCCCAGATCGGCGAGGCGTTCGCGCAGGTGCAGGCCCGCCGCGGCGACGTCATCTGGGTCGAGGAGATGCTCCCCCGCGCCTCGGTCCGGCAGGTGCTGTCGCACGCCACCGTCTTCGCCTGCCCCTCGGTGTACGAGCCGCTGGGCATCGTCAACCTGGAGGCGATGGCCTGCGAGACCGCCGTCGTCGCGTCCGCGGTGGGCGGGATCCCGGAGGTCGTCGTCGACGGCGAGACCGGCTACCTCGTCCCCTACGACCCGGCCCAGGCCGGCGACCCGGCCTTCGTCGCCTCGTTCGAGACCGCGCTGGCGGAGCGGATCAACGCCCTGACCGCCGACCGGTCCACCGCGGACGCCTTCGGCCTCGCCGGCCGGCAGCGCTGCATCGACGAGTTCAGCTGGGCCAAGATCGCCGCCGAGACCGTCGACGTCTACCGGCAGGCCCAGCGCGCGCACGGCTGA